Part of the Mangifera indica cultivar Alphonso chromosome 4, CATAS_Mindica_2.1, whole genome shotgun sequence genome, aaaatcaattgaattattTGACCGTCAAATTTTCTAAACCTGTAGTGGTTAAAGTTAACTGAACCATAGAATGAATCATAATCTCTGTTGTTCATATTAATTCTCATTACATTCTCTGATTGCAGTTGAGCTATAATACtgataatttaaacataaaacatatattaccATAATGTTTATCTACCTGAGGATcgaaataaaaatgttaaaaacaacagtttcaaaattttcagaGTCATGTTAACGGGGTATATGCCAATGTCAACTGGGATGAGCTCAGATTTGATCTAACTCCAACCGATTACATGTACATTACGAAATGCTCTAAAGAAGACAACTTCTCCCCAGGAACCCTCACTCCATTAGGAAACATGGAGATGAGCCCTTCATCAGGAATTTTAAACTATTCCCAGGTAACTTATCATTAGTAATAATGGAAAATGCTAGCCTTAATGTACTAATGTGACAAAAATAGTGATAACCTAATAACTGGTGTTATATTCAGGGAGTATTAGAAGGTATGAAGGTGCACAGGACAGAAGATGGGCGTATTCTACTGTTTCGACCAGAATTGAATGCTCTACGGATGAAGATGGGCACCGAAAGACTGTGCATGTCATCGCCTACTGTAGATCAATTTCTTGGTGCTGCAAAGAAAACTGTCAATGCTAATAAGCGTTGGGTAGCGAATACTTTCAACCCTgctgattatttttattttcctgtcTTTTTATCATTGAACTGTAGGAAATTCATTTCCGAACCCTatatagcaaaaaaaaaaaaaaaaggattttcaGGATTTTAGGttggttattaaaaaattgggttATCGCATTTTCATATCCAGCACAtgattttaacattaaacattGAATTTTTCGTATAGTttgaatatcatttttttatgtctTAATCCTATTTGTTTACATATATGATAGTATGTTTGTAAACATGATAAAGATGatgaaatataaatgataatatgtctAATTAATTGCTCTAATTTGATTTATCATTGATTCAACAACTTTGCCATTAGATTTTACATTATACAATGTAacagagaaaaatatatttatttattttatattcattaaatatgttatctaataatttataaattatgacaGAAAAATAAGGATATTCCAACATTATAAAGTAATAactttttttgtataattatcaattaaaattaatgtaacgagcaattatattcttaattattatatatccataaatcagaagtcacacaaatgatattattaaaattaattaatgtttttgtaatttttatttttattaattcataatttttgactatgttaaatattaatgttgacccaaattttttttttaaatattgattgattattattttataagatttttaccacaaattatcattaatttacaTCATCCCCAAATGTTGTACAATTGGTgttttatataaacataaacCAAAGAAATATTTAACTAAGAAATTTCATGATTGCCCCTAAGAAATATCCTAAATAAGTAGAGTTGTGTACTGGACAAGAACAAGATAAATATCCCACGTCTTGAATTTTTTAGATTGCACACCCAAATATTAAGGAGCCAGCTCCATATAGAATTTTCCCAGTAAAAATCTGCCTTGTTTCTTGAACATGGGCTAGCTATGCTGTTGGAAATATGGGTTGGACTTGCCGGATAGAGGCTGACCCTGGAAACATGTTGTGGCACTTGGGCTGGGTCTGTGTTTGCTGTGCTGTGGCAATGCACTTCCCTTCTAGTAACAGTCAGCCGGCCGAAATCCTAACTTATTTAGTATGGCAAAAATGTATTTGATGACTGTGTTTTGAAGTTTATCAGTATAACTAATTCGAACAGACTTGCCGatctaaaaaaaattgtccGCAGGCTCGTGCCAATATGCAGCTGACATTGTGGTCGCAAGTCACAGACTGATTGATACTGTCCGTGCCCGGGCTGCACTGTGGTCCCAAGCTATAGCGACAATTAGGGTAGATCTGCTTGATAAACTACCGCTTACGGCCAGCGGATGGAAATAATACTTCGTATTTAACTTTCACCTTGAGGTTCACTAACATAATATGAAGTAGTAAATTATTGGTTTGTTAAACTTTAACGTGAGGTTCACCTTGAGGTTTACACCCATCAATCATcgaacacttttcattcacctaaatattttttgtgcataaaaaatctttagaaactaaattaattaattatatgtagCTGTGCAAGATTTCATTAACACTTTCCTGCCTCTTAGGGTAGCTCTGCTCCTGTCCTCCAATGCACAAGACTCCTTACTAGACTACGTCCATGCTCACAATGCAGCTCGGGCACGGGCAGGTGTTCATCAGCCTGTGATGTCTTTAATACATTTCtctaaatttcaataaattaaaaagtctcGTAGACgaagaaaattaacaaatgaataaatgaaatattacgtTATTAGTGGCTGTTTCTTCAATCTATATATTTGATCATATGAGAAGTTTGCTTTTAATTGCTATGATTTGTTCATATTTGTGATTTGGGTTCAACTTCTTTTGGCAAATTATAAGCCTTGTAGGTAGATAACACGTTAGTTGAATAATAAAATCTGATGGTTAGTGAAGAAACTAGGTCCGtcataaatttcatttcattttaattgtttaaactGCGAGGCCCAGAGTAGAAACAGAATGCCCGAGGTAGGAGTTTACAATTTTTGAcgtaataacataataaaatatggaACGACTAAATTATGAGAAACCCGGTAGTTGACGATGGACAGCCTCGTCAGAGTCGTTAGAATCAACACCTAAAATCAATCGAAGCCACCGAAGGTGCTGCACGTCTCACTGTCATTGTTAGGCGAAGTCTTGGCTTCATTGTAACAAAGAGCCGTGTCTCACCATTATCGTCATTAGTCGTCACCATTGGAATTTAGAATTAGAACTCACAAGAGTTGATTAGTCAAAGAAGGAAGAAGGCGtgaagattgaaaatttataaatttgcattGAGTTAGAGCCAGAGTGTTTGTTACGCTAGGACTTCTTTTGATTCATGAATTAGGGATAAGAAGTCCGACTTTTcgaatttttatatttcatttggaACAGTGCCATTTAACCCATGTtgtcttaattttaattacattaatttgtttGCACTGTTCATTCAACTGGCTTTTGATCGGACTTTGTCCGTAAACCGACGCAAAATTTTCGGTCCAACCAGAGGTTAGAACGATTAAAATCATGGAATAATTTCAATCCAATTTTAACCGTTAAGCTTAACAGATACTAAATGAACCAGTCTAACTGCCAATCTTTTCCGGTTTTTAACGGCATCAGTAGATATATTAGATCCTGTAACatataaaaaggaaacaaactccgtaatttttttttgattgCTTAAGATTTACATAagtattatgattattattatgtatttgatGTAATAATTCTGGAAGTAAAGAGGAAACACAAATCGTAATTAGACGGGAGTTGTACTCAATTGACTATGCATATAATGTTAATCATGCATGAagtcttattattaattaaatagtgttatatataaaaataatgatatattattatatgattagacagttaaaaaataaagataaaataatacataatcatataatgatacatcgttatgtatatataaaattatatatatagtattgttgCATATTAATTATAGCTTCTGAAAAAACACCTCAGCCCTGATATTCTGAAATTTCTGCTTCTTTCCTTCAATGGAGGCTTCATGACACCACACTGTACCCTGGTGAGAACGTTTGAATTCTTGTAGGAGAAAGACTTTTCTTTACGACCTCAGATTAAAAAGTAATCGGTCAtccatttataaaattaaaaggaagCTTAGTCATTTATACAAGTCCAAGTCAAGAAACTACCGTGGCTTCTTGTTCAATACCATCAAATTTaacctttattattattgaatttccAGGCACTGGATCATGctaatataattacatattatattatgtatccaaaatttaattttttgtattatgtaattgtatcatatgatatattattattttataaaaatatcacaaatattattgaaaatttaatatttctcatatttattattgctatattattattttatctaaaaatatgaattgatttatatctgaaatatatatagtgtcgtatgatatattgattatatCAGATTAATTTAATGcactttataatatgtattatttttcatttatatcatatcatattgttGGATATTAAGGACTATGGTTGAGACTGAGAAGACATATAATGTTTATTAATATAACGACATATAGATAAACAGTAATTTATTCATGAAGTAAACATTAGGTCGCCATTTCAGAgctttattaattgaaaatgcaaTCATCTCTCATTTAGTGATAAATGAGATCGAACTAGATAATTAGTAAGGTTTCTGGCCGACGTAATTGCCGGGGGGATCATAGTTGCAGCCGATGAAGGTTCCACCGTTGTTGCACCTCACCTTGGCGCAGCCAATGCGAACGGAGTTGCGCCACACCACCTGAGTGTAGTGGCCACAAGCCTTGCCTGGGGCACAACTATTAGTGTTGTAGTCATAATCGGCCTTCTCATCGACCCACATCTTCACTGCATCCGTTCCCGAAAGGTCAGCGCTGCTCCATGCAAGGTTCTCGCCATATTTCCCACCGCCACCGGAATGGACGAGGGCGCAATCTCCGATACGTTGATTGGCATAGTTTTGGGCGAAGGCAGCCACTGTGTTGTCCCATGTCACAGGCCCAACACCAACTGCTGCACGAGCTGAATTGTGAGCATTGACGTAGTCCTGCGCGGAGTTTTGTGCATAGGAGGGGAAGAAGAGAGCTAACCCAACGAGACACAAAAGAGAGAGTGAAATATTAAATGAAACCATTATGTTTTGCGAGTAATTTGTAATGCAAAGAAAAAGGTTGTGTGATTGATGAACAAAAAGAGAGGATTAGGGGGGTATATATAGGGAGAAGGCGTGGAAAAATGTTGGATTTATTTCCTTAGCCTTAATCAAGTGAAacagtataataaaaaaacatagaaatatCCATGTGTGTGATACATGCAAGAGAGGGCCATGTTAAGGAGAAAGTTAACCGTAGGATTCTTTATTTTATGACTATAAATATGATCCACATGGGAGGCTTTCGTCAGCTGACTAGTCTTTCACCTTCGTCAGCTGACTAGTCTTTCACCTCCAAAATTTatcatttggccaaaagactatttttcatccaaattttaacGTAAAGAAAGTTAACCGTAGGATTCTTTATTTTATGACTATAAATATGATCCACATGGGAGGCTTTCGTCAGCTGACTAGTCTTTCACCTCCAAAATTTatcatttggccaaaagactatttttcatccaaattttaacgtaaacataaatatatatttataaaagattaaaaatttaaacatttatatataaattaatttttgttaaattttttaattattaataaaaataaaattattattttatcattaaattttaaatagtcttttggcttttaTCATCTTGGACCCGTCAATTTCATTTGATGAGGCAATTCAAGATAGAAACGACGGACTTCTTTAGCCATCAGTAGACTTTTCCTTTAGACTTTTCCTTTCTAAGTGGATTGAAcagggtaatgttttattaggCATAATAAAAGATTGCTATAAAAACGATTTGGCAAAATTTAATAAGATTAGTTAATTTGATGTAATATGACATAAAATATcgtgttaaaattataattttcgatatgaaaaatagtttagatcaaattatgatttatcCCCAAAAGATCGAATCAAGTTAAAGATTGACACTAAGccaatccaaaattttaaataaaatactgtaaaatatcataataataaaaaatcttcaatatctttaattttcttcatttgatcaaaaaagttttaatatacaaaatccTTATTCTCTAATTCGAATCAACTAGAAAATTGATATTGCATCATCAAACATCAAGTTTACATCACTCAaagacattcattttaatttagtaaCTTTTTTTGGCAAGTTTGTGAAAAACtatttctggttttttttttttttctattgatgtataataagtataattgatttaaacttactatgtttgatatgttatattcatttacttattaattattataatatttatgatagaattggaaattgaattttttaaatatttgaaaaatagttatGAATCTTGTTGgttattgattattatataaagagacaataaataaatgattattattaatttaaaatagaacGATTTTATTTTGACGAAATGTTGTATggtgtcaaaatatttttgtgtgtattattttgtaataaatcatgttattctttaaaatttgacaaagttTGTTGTTTGTAACAAATTATGTTGTTACATATTatgttttgatatgattttatatgTTACACAGTTTGGGTTAATTTCAGTCAGGTTAGGTCAACTAGAAAATATTTTAGCTCAATttaggattaaaaaattttgatacgattcTATTTCAGATCGAGTTAGGGTTTAGGATCTTCAACATGAAACCCGAAATGACAAGATATGAATACAATCCGATGACACAACTTGTCAAGtctatataaaatacatattatttaaaagattattgagtataaagtattattacttttgataaaaattggaaGATATAAGTAACTATTATGTTtcgttaaatataataaaaatttgctaagatgttattttacttaaatgttcttggtataattatttctaaaatattgttcatgttagtgatcatattaattgaaaataaaagtacctttgttctaaaaaattaataagtaaaaatataataaaatcaatattatttcgacaatcttttaatatctatgATAGagttaaaaatcatattatcttttatattatttgtcatattaccataatatatcataatcttttatcacttattagtgttattttacaatttttttttgacaatataaACTTTTggaatttgaaaaactcaaaattaaatatgttttagaaatatgtatgtatatttttaattcttcaGGGGTATTTCTTATTCCGGGAAATTTGCCCATAACTTACGTAgtgataaatattaatattcaaGATATCTTCATTTGCGGTCAAGAAAAGGAAGGCGATTTTCTCACATTGTCATGTTTCACGTTCTTGTCGACATGTTATGGGGCATctagaaaattgatttttcgcTTTTGGATTGGGTCTCTGCCGATGGCTCAATAATTAACGGACAAAGCTGGGAAAATGGAGCTGATTGAGCATGAATCTAGGGATATTTCATTAGAAACACTGAACTCGAGAGGATAGATGGTCCATCTGAGAATAATTGACCCGTAAATTTCGTATGATAGAAGACATGTGCATGCACACTGACCAGATAGAAGAAAACAGCCAACAAATCTTGGAGAAAAGTCTGAATTTCATTCACTTAGTAAAACTTCATCGTAAAAACACCTAGTTAAAGTTTGACAATGTTAGATAATGGTAACTCATATTACAGAAGGTCTCAACTTAATGTTTTAGGATTGGTGGAATGGATATTCCATCGTACAAATTACGTGTTCCAATTGACGATATTGAAGAACAAGATTGTTGTAAATATGTAATAGTTGTTTTAAGTATCATAGAAAACGGAAAGATCGtattaaagattttaattatttattctaaaagTAGTGTAGTAAAATTGTATTTTGGGTTtcattatataaagaaaatcataatatatacaatgtaataattttagacattttttttAGCATAAATAAAAGTACGATAAACTATACAAGGATAGGTATATTATCGAACCACGTATATTTGTGCGTCTTTGATAGATTGTTTttgccattaattttaatagttgaaTTATTATGTCATTCAGTTCAATTAAAATTCACAAAAAGCATAGTGTACATAAGAAATTTAGATTTGGTCTTAATTattctcaattaaaattttaattatatgaactGTATTCAAAATTCCGGGAGAAAAAATCCTATGATTCCcaaataaataacttttttctgTATGACAAAAAATGTAAAACCATTATatgttacttttattttataaaaaaataacaagttgAGGATTAACTTGCTGACTAGAATGATTCGCATGTAACTTGTTGATTATTTCGATTacttaaaagaacaaaattggTTGAATTCGTTGTTGATTTTAATTAGTTGAACAATACATAGGATGAGCACATCACAAAGCCTGGTCCAATTTGGACAAGTAATCAAGAGTCAGGTCATCAATATTTAGTAGACATGACTGGATTAAGTCAAtgtgtcttaaaaaattattggcatttattattataatcaaatccAATTAATATGCATTTAAGATACATACATCGGGCGGATAGATCGATCACAGATGAATATTCTCGTCAAaagattatgtttattttaaattaataataaaaaattttaattaaattattatatatattaaatatatatctatttatatatttaaaataaatatttataatattaattaactacGGTCAAGTGTTTGTCAGGGACAAACTTTGAAGTACGAGTAATGCTTTTTAGCctcatctttcttttcttccataTTGTGCGGTTGAAAAGTAATTACTTGAAGGAAAAAATTGCAGTAAAAAAGTCAAAAGTGGTGAGTTATGGTGGCTGTCTTATTCTTCAACCGAAAAATTGactgaaagaagaaaagaaaattcatattttgtctTTTGCAAgtcaaaggaaaataaaataaggaaCAGCATATCATTATCCCTTTTTTCCTTTCCCATGTTGATTAATCTCTCTTGGATCCTCCCCCGCACACATACATAAACAACAATTATTCTAATTTAACATACTTTATCacataaacataaatttctGCTCTATATGCCTCAATAAGGACGTTCACCTTCAATATTCCCCACAGGATAATAACTGCATATGACAAACAGCCATCCATTCTGGCATTTCACCCTCCCACAACCAAGCTGAGTCGATTTTCGCCAAACAACCTGAGTGTAATGCAAGCACTCATCGCCAACGCAAGAATTTGATGCATAATCATAGTTAGGCTTCTCGCTAACCCACATCTTTACAGCGTCCACTCCATTAAGATTGCCATAACCTTCTGCCAAGTTCTCACCGTAAGGCCCCATCGAATGATCCAAGTTGCAGTCTCCTTGTCTTTGATTGGCATAATCTTGAGCATAAGCAGCCACCGTGTAGTTCCAAGTAACCGGACCGACCCCTACTTGAGCACGAACTGCGTTGTGTGCGGTCACATAGTCTTGGTGGGAGTTTTGTGCTTGTGAAATGTGAGCTAGGGCTAGCGAAATGAAGTAGATAACTAGTAAGAAATTATGgaacctcatatttttcttttttttcccagATCGAAGGTTAGATTTTCATGTGAAAGAGTCAAGAAGAAGCTTATTATATATGCAAGGAAACTCAGTAAATTGCTCAAATGGCGCCCCTAATTGTGCAATGTTGCCCTCATGACAaggaaatgaatttaaaattatctttatataagACTCGAGAGGCAAGAAGAAGcttttaatcaattaatgaaTGTACCACCTAATcgaaagaaaaacaaactagGATTCACATGCATGTCTAGTAtagttaattattaattgtttatgAGCCTGTGATTTATTAGTTGTCGCTATCTCCCTAATAAGCCAAAGGAATGTGATCACTTCT contains:
- the LOC123213192 gene encoding pathogenesis-related protein PR-1 type-like, whose translation is MVSFNISLSLLCLVGLALFFPSYAQNSAQDYVNAHNSARAAVGVGPVTWDNTVAAFAQNYANQRIGDCALVHSGGGGKYGENLAWSSADLSGTDAVKMWVDEKADYDYNTNSCAPGKACGHYTQVVWRNSVRIGCAKVRCNNGGTFIGCNYDPPGNYVGQKPY
- the LOC123213172 gene encoding basic form of pathogenesis-related protein 1-like codes for the protein MRFHNFLLVIYFISLALAHISQAQNSHQDYVTAHNAVRAQVGVGPVTWNYTVAAYAQDYANQRQGDCNLDHSMGPYGENLAEGYGNLNGVDAVKMWVSEKPNYDYASNSCVGDECLHYTQVVWRKSTQLGCGRVKCQNGWLFVICSYYPVGNIEGERPY